The following coding sequences are from one Mesorhizobium onobrychidis window:
- a CDS encoding cytochrome c biogenesis CcdA family protein: MALDIGYVSAIGAGAISFLSPCVLPLVPPYLCYMAGVSVDDFRGNAGVTAKAEARGALLYASIAFVLGFSTVFVALGAGASTIGRLLRVWQEPLAMAAGVLIILMGLNFLGILRIPLLSREARFQSQGKPASIVAAYVMGLAFAFGWTPCIGPVLGPILTLAGGRETVGEGALLLAAYSLGLGIPFLIAALFSGAFMRFLSKFRVHLGRVEKAMGALLVVAGVFFLTGGVQAASYWLLENFPVLGQLG, encoded by the coding sequence TTGGCATTGGATATCGGCTATGTCAGCGCGATCGGGGCGGGAGCGATCTCGTTCCTTTCGCCTTGCGTGCTGCCGCTGGTGCCGCCCTACCTCTGCTACATGGCCGGCGTGTCGGTCGATGATTTCCGCGGCAATGCCGGCGTCACGGCCAAGGCCGAGGCACGCGGCGCGCTGCTCTATGCTTCGATTGCCTTCGTTCTCGGCTTCTCCACCGTCTTCGTGGCTTTAGGCGCCGGCGCCTCCACCATCGGCCGGCTGCTGCGCGTCTGGCAGGAGCCGCTGGCGATGGCCGCCGGCGTGCTCATCATCCTGATGGGGCTGAACTTTCTCGGCATATTGCGCATCCCGCTGCTGTCGCGCGAGGCGCGCTTCCAGTCGCAGGGCAAGCCGGCCAGTATCGTTGCCGCCTATGTCATGGGACTGGCCTTCGCCTTCGGCTGGACGCCTTGCATCGGACCGGTGCTGGGACCGATCCTGACGCTGGCCGGCGGCCGCGAGACGGTGGGCGAGGGCGCGCTGCTGCTCGCCGCCTATTCGCTCGGCCTCGGCATACCGTTCCTGATCGCGGCGCTGTTTTCCGGCGCCTTCATGCGCTTTCTCTCGAAATTCCGCGTCCATCTCGGCCGGGTCGAAAAGGCCATGGGCGCGCTGCTGGTCGTCGCCGGCGTGTTTTTCCTGACGGGGGGCGTGCAGGCCGCGTCCTACTGGCTGCTGGAGAATTTCCCGGTGCTGGGGCAGTTGGGATAG
- the glmU gene encoding bifunctional UDP-N-acetylglucosamine diphosphorylase/glucosamine-1-phosphate N-acetyltransferase GlmU codes for MSQRTCLSVILAAGEGTRMKSAVPKVLHPIAGLPMVAHVVKAAEAAGSGDLALVIGHGADEMRKATQKFAPKAETFVQDKQLGTAHAVLAARDAISKGYDDVLVMFGDTPLIDPEVLTAARRKLAEGAAVVVVGFRTSNPSGYGRLIEKGGKLIAIREEKDCTDEEKKITFCNGGLMAVAGKHALQLLDQVGNNNAKGEYYLTDIVEIAGGQGLDVIAAEAGFENVLGINNRAELAAAEGIWQTRRRREAMLSGVTLIAPETVFFSYDTEIGADTIVEPNVWFGPGVKIATAAKIHAFSHIEGATIASGCDVGPYARLRPGADLRQKAKVGNFCEVKQATVEEGAKVNHLTYIGDARVGAGANIGAGTITCNYDGYSKFFTDIGEGAFVGSNSSLVAPVTIGKGGYIASGSVITESVPDDALAFGRARQRTLAGKGRELRERFASAAAAKKAGG; via the coding sequence ATGAGCCAGAGAACCTGCCTGTCCGTCATCCTCGCCGCCGGCGAAGGCACGCGCATGAAAAGCGCTGTGCCAAAAGTGCTGCACCCGATCGCCGGCCTGCCGATGGTCGCCCATGTCGTCAAGGCTGCCGAAGCCGCAGGCAGCGGCGATCTGGCGCTGGTCATCGGCCATGGCGCTGACGAGATGCGCAAGGCAACGCAAAAGTTCGCGCCGAAGGCGGAGACCTTCGTCCAGGACAAGCAGCTCGGCACGGCGCATGCCGTTCTGGCGGCTCGCGATGCGATATCAAAGGGTTACGATGACGTCCTGGTGATGTTCGGCGATACGCCGCTGATCGATCCGGAGGTGCTGACCGCTGCGCGCCGGAAGCTGGCCGAAGGCGCTGCCGTCGTCGTGGTCGGCTTCCGCACGTCAAATCCTTCCGGCTATGGCCGCTTGATCGAAAAGGGCGGCAAGCTCATCGCCATCCGCGAGGAAAAGGACTGCACCGACGAGGAGAAGAAAATCACCTTCTGCAACGGCGGTCTGATGGCGGTTGCCGGCAAGCATGCGCTGCAACTGCTCGACCAAGTCGGCAACAACAACGCCAAGGGCGAATATTATCTCACCGACATCGTTGAGATCGCGGGCGGGCAGGGCCTTGACGTCATCGCCGCAGAAGCCGGCTTCGAGAATGTGCTCGGCATCAACAACCGTGCCGAACTTGCCGCGGCGGAAGGCATCTGGCAGACACGCCGGCGGCGTGAGGCCATGCTCTCCGGCGTCACGCTGATCGCGCCGGAAACCGTGTTCTTTTCTTACGACACCGAGATCGGCGCCGACACGATCGTCGAACCCAATGTCTGGTTCGGACCGGGCGTGAAGATCGCCACGGCCGCCAAGATCCATGCCTTCAGCCATATTGAAGGCGCCACCATCGCCTCGGGCTGCGATGTCGGCCCGTACGCGCGGCTGCGGCCCGGAGCCGATTTGAGACAGAAGGCCAAGGTCGGTAATTTCTGCGAGGTCAAGCAGGCGACGGTCGAGGAAGGTGCCAAGGTCAACCACCTGACCTATATCGGCGATGCCCGCGTCGGCGCCGGCGCCAACATCGGCGCTGGAACCATCACCTGCAATTATGACGGCTATTCGAAGTTCTTCACCGACATCGGCGAAGGCGCCTTCGTCGGCTCGAATTCCTCGCTGGTGGCGCCTGTTACAATCGGTAAGGGCGGCTACATCGCTTCGGGCAGCGTGATCACCGAAAGCGTGCCCGACGATGCGCTGGCCTTCGGCCGCGCCCGCCAGAGGACGCTGGCCGGCAAGGGCAGGGAATTGCGCGAACGTTTTGCTTCGGCCGCGGCGGCGAAGAAGGCCGGTGGATGA
- a CDS encoding ADP-ribosylation/crystallin J1, giving the protein MNKRLDTVTLWRPVGPKELKLIEKSGMRAFPPRLPEQPIFYPVLSEAYAVQIARDWNVPASGSGFVTRFDVLKSFLDRYQVEHAGSKAHLEYWIPAEDLPEFNRAIVGRIEVTAAFGRDANLAG; this is encoded by the coding sequence ATGAACAAACGACTCGACACCGTGACGCTTTGGCGTCCGGTTGGGCCTAAAGAGCTGAAACTGATCGAGAAGTCGGGCATGCGGGCGTTTCCGCCGCGCCTTCCCGAGCAACCCATTTTCTACCCCGTTCTGTCTGAAGCCTATGCCGTGCAGATCGCGCGTGACTGGAACGTACCGGCCAGCGGCTCGGGCTTCGTTACCCGGTTTGACGTTTTGAAGAGCTTTCTCGACCGGTACCAGGTCGAACATGCCGGTAGCAAGGCACATCTGGAGTACTGGATCCCTGCCGAAGACCTTCCCGAATTCAACAGGGCAATTGTCGGCAGGATCGAGGTGACGGCTGCTTTCGGCAGAGATGCGAACCTTGCCGGCTAA
- the glmS gene encoding glutamine--fructose-6-phosphate transaminase (isomerizing) has product MCGIVGIVSHSPVAPLIVDALKRLEYRGYDSAGVATVEHGKLARRRAEGKLINLERRLKDEPLDGMIGIGHTRWATHGVPNETNAHPHFSDGVAIVHNGIIENFAELRDELMRDGYTFSSQTDTEVVAHLVGRELARGLKPVEAAHQALKRLEGAFALAIMFKGDEDLIVGARNGPPLAVGHGDGEMFLGSDAIALAPFTNSITYLEDGDWAVVRRNDVGIFDMDGNKVDRKRQQSLSTSFMVDKGNRRHFMEKEIHEQPEVISHTLAHYVDFVGGVSKPLDLPFNFAEINRLAISACGTAYLAGLISKYWFERYARLPVDIDVASEFRYREMPLSKTDAAFFISQSGETADTLASLRYCRKAGMKIGAVVNVRESTMARESDVILPTLAGPEIGVASTKAFTCQLSVLASLAVRAGVARGTISREQETTLVRQLSEAPRYANQVLKLDGQIEKVARDLSHYKNVLYLGRDTNFPLAMEGALKLKEISYIHAEGYAAGELKHGPIALIDENMPVIVIAPHDRIFEKTVSNMQEVAARGGKIILITDSKGAAHATVKTMETIVLPDVPEIISPIIYALPIQMLAYFTAVFMGTDVDQPRNLAKSVTVE; this is encoded by the coding sequence ATGTGCGGTATCGTCGGAATTGTCAGCCACTCGCCGGTCGCGCCGCTCATCGTGGATGCGCTGAAAAGGCTCGAATATCGCGGCTATGATTCAGCCGGCGTCGCCACCGTCGAGCACGGCAAGCTTGCGCGCCGGCGCGCCGAGGGCAAGCTGATCAATCTCGAACGCCGGCTGAAGGACGAACCGCTCGACGGCATGATCGGCATCGGCCACACGCGCTGGGCGACGCATGGTGTGCCCAACGAGACCAATGCGCATCCGCATTTTTCCGACGGCGTCGCCATCGTCCATAACGGCATCATCGAGAATTTCGCCGAATTGCGCGACGAGCTGATGCGCGACGGCTACACATTTTCATCGCAGACCGACACGGAGGTCGTCGCACATCTGGTGGGGCGCGAACTGGCCAGGGGCCTGAAGCCGGTCGAGGCCGCGCACCAGGCGCTGAAGCGGCTGGAAGGCGCCTTTGCGCTGGCCATCATGTTCAAAGGCGACGAGGATCTCATCGTCGGTGCACGCAACGGCCCGCCGCTGGCGGTCGGCCATGGCGATGGCGAGATGTTTCTGGGCTCCGACGCCATCGCGCTTGCCCCCTTCACCAATTCGATCACCTATCTGGAGGATGGCGACTGGGCGGTGGTGCGCCGCAACGACGTCGGCATCTTCGACATGGACGGCAACAAGGTCGACCGCAAGCGCCAGCAGTCGCTCAGCACCAGCTTCATGGTCGACAAGGGCAACCGGCGCCATTTCATGGAGAAGGAAATCCATGAACAGCCCGAGGTGATCTCGCACACGCTGGCGCATTATGTGGATTTTGTTGGCGGCGTCTCGAAGCCGCTCGACCTGCCGTTCAATTTCGCTGAGATCAATCGGTTGGCGATTTCGGCCTGCGGCACCGCCTATCTGGCTGGCCTGATCAGCAAATACTGGTTCGAGCGCTATGCGCGGCTGCCGGTCGACATCGATGTTGCTTCGGAATTCCGCTACCGCGAGATGCCGCTGTCGAAGACAGACGCCGCCTTCTTCATCTCGCAATCGGGCGAGACCGCCGACACGCTGGCCTCGCTGCGCTATTGCCGCAAGGCGGGGATGAAGATCGGCGCGGTCGTCAATGTCCGCGAATCGACGATGGCGCGCGAGTCCGACGTCATCCTGCCGACGCTGGCCGGGCCGGAGATCGGCGTCGCCTCGACCAAGGCCTTCACCTGTCAATTGTCGGTGCTGGCGTCGCTTGCCGTGCGGGCCGGCGTGGCGCGCGGAACGATTTCGCGCGAGCAGGAAACGACGCTGGTCCGCCAACTGTCGGAAGCGCCCCGCTACGCCAACCAGGTCCTGAAGCTCGACGGCCAGATCGAAAAGGTTGCGCGCGACCTCTCGCACTACAAGAACGTGCTCTATCTCGGCCGCGACACCAATTTCCCGCTGGCCATGGAAGGCGCGCTGAAGCTCAAGGAAATCTCCTATATCCATGCCGAGGGCTATGCCGCCGGCGAACTGAAGCACGGGCCGATCGCGCTGATCGACGAGAATATGCCGGTCATCGTTATTGCCCCGCATGACCGCATCTTTGAAAAGACCGTGTCGAACATGCAGGAAGTGGCGGCGCGCGGCGGCAAGATCATCCTGATCACCGACAGCAAGGGTGCCGCGCACGCCACGGTGAAGACGATGGAGACGATCGTGCTGCCGGACGTGCCGGAAATCATCTCGCCGATCATCTACGCGCTGCCGATCCAGATGCTGGCCTATTTCACCGCGGTGTTCATGGGCACCGACGTCGACCAGCCGCGCAACCTGGCGAAATCGGTGACTGTGGAATAG
- a CDS encoding DUF502 domain-containing protein: MSDAPKTSGMTRLRNYFLTGFVVCAPLAITAYIAWSFIGWVDSWVKPYIPARYNPDSYLPAPVPGFGLIVALILITLIGFLTANIVGRAIVLFGERLLGRMPLVRGIYGSLKQIFETVLSNKGDMFRQVGLVEYPRKGVWSLVFVASEKETEINQKLDQEGNPLIAVFMPCTPNPTTGFLMYVPKSDVVLLDMTIEDGAKLIVSAGLVAPEVKTKMVTLNGKPIGVQIANPPVGAGPQPARKSRTASSRPNK; encoded by the coding sequence ATGTCCGATGCTCCCAAGACCTCAGGCATGACCCGGCTGCGGAATTATTTCCTGACGGGCTTCGTCGTCTGCGCGCCGCTGGCGATCACCGCCTACATCGCCTGGTCGTTCATCGGCTGGGTCGATTCCTGGGTGAAACCCTATATTCCGGCGCGCTACAACCCCGATAGCTATTTGCCGGCGCCGGTTCCGGGTTTTGGCCTGATCGTCGCCTTGATCCTGATCACCCTGATCGGTTTCCTGACCGCCAATATCGTCGGCCGCGCCATCGTCTTGTTTGGTGAGCGCCTGCTCGGCCGCATGCCGCTGGTGCGCGGCATCTACGGCTCGCTGAAGCAGATCTTCGAGACCGTGCTGTCGAACAAGGGAGACATGTTTCGCCAGGTCGGGCTGGTCGAATACCCGCGCAAGGGCGTCTGGTCGCTGGTCTTCGTCGCCAGCGAGAAGGAAACCGAGATCAACCAGAAGCTCGACCAGGAAGGCAACCCGCTGATCGCGGTGTTCATGCCGTGCACGCCCAACCCGACCACCGGCTTCCTGATGTATGTGCCGAAATCCGATGTCGTGCTGCTCGACATGACGATCGAGGACGGGGCCAAGCTGATCGTCTCGGCCGGGCTGGTGGCACCGGAGGTCAAGACGAAAATGGTGACGTTGAACGGCAAGCCGATCGGCGTGCAGATCGCCAATCCGCCGGTGGGTGCCGGGCCTCAGCCGGCGCGCAAGAGCCGCACCGCCTCGTCGCGGCCGAACAAATAA
- the recG gene encoding ATP-dependent DNA helicase RecG — MRPSLLDPLFVPIISLAGVGPKVGALIEKVVPADLGDRAARAGDLLFVLPHTVIDRRNRPGIAGSAEGAIVTLEVRIDRHQPPPRGNRSVPYRVYAHDDTGEIALTFFHAHAAYLEKAMPEGEHVVVSGRMEWFNGRPTMVHPDHIALASEAENLPLVEPVYPLTAGLSGKVLRRAIGQALARLPVLPEWQDGEFLRRQTFPAFGDALARIHNPADPIDVSVDGAAWRRLAYDEFLAGQVSLALVRAKVRRLSGRPLIGDGRIVDKLRKALPYSLTASQEFALAEVNTDLGDPERMLRLLQGDVGSGKTVVALLAMARAVEAGGQAALMAPTEILARQHLATIAPLAEQAGLRVAILTGREKGRERTDTLAGLANGEIDIVVGTHALFQETVTFHDLVLAVIDEQHRFGVHQRLAITAKGDAPDILVMTATPIPRTLVLTAFGDMDVSKLTEKPAGRQPIRTVTLPLERLDELVGRMRDAVADGQKIYWICPLVEESEEIKLMSAEDRFASLYQLFGDQIGLVHGRMKGAEKDEAMRAFKAGETRILIATTVIEVGVDVPDATIMVIEHAERFGLAQLHQLRGRVGRGEKPSSCVLLYKDPLGETATRRLSVMRETEDGFRIAEEDLKLRGEGELLGTRQSGTPGFQVARIEAHADLLEAARDDARLILSRDPELQSERGAALRMLLYLFGRDEAVRLLRAG; from the coding sequence ATGCGCCCTTCCCTCCTCGATCCGCTGTTTGTCCCGATCATTTCGCTTGCCGGCGTCGGGCCGAAGGTTGGCGCGCTGATCGAAAAGGTCGTGCCGGCCGATCTCGGCGATCGCGCGGCGCGCGCCGGCGATCTTCTGTTCGTGCTGCCCCACACGGTGATCGACCGCCGCAACCGGCCGGGTATCGCCGGTTCGGCCGAAGGCGCGATCGTCACCCTCGAAGTGCGCATCGACCGCCACCAGCCGCCCCCGCGCGGCAACAGATCGGTGCCGTACCGGGTTTACGCTCATGACGACACCGGCGAGATTGCGCTGACCTTTTTCCATGCGCACGCCGCCTATCTTGAAAAGGCGATGCCCGAGGGCGAGCATGTCGTGGTCTCCGGGCGCATGGAATGGTTCAATGGCCGCCCGACTATGGTTCATCCCGACCACATCGCGTTGGCCAGTGAGGCGGAAAACCTGCCGCTGGTCGAGCCGGTCTATCCGCTCACCGCCGGGCTCTCGGGAAAAGTGCTGCGCCGGGCAATCGGCCAGGCGCTCGCTCGCTTGCCGGTGCTGCCGGAATGGCAGGATGGCGAGTTTCTGCGCCGCCAGACCTTTCCTGCCTTCGGCGATGCGCTCGCCCGCATCCACAATCCCGCCGACCCGATCGACGTGTCCGTCGACGGCGCGGCCTGGCGGCGTCTTGCCTATGACGAGTTTCTGGCAGGCCAGGTGTCGCTGGCGCTGGTGCGGGCAAAAGTCCGCCGCTTGTCCGGCAGGCCGCTCATTGGCGACGGCCGCATCGTCGACAAACTGCGCAAAGCCCTGCCCTATTCACTGACTGCCAGCCAGGAATTCGCCCTAGCCGAGGTCAACACCGATCTCGGTGACCCCGAACGCATGCTGCGCCTGCTGCAGGGAGATGTCGGCTCCGGCAAGACGGTTGTCGCGCTGCTCGCCATGGCACGCGCCGTCGAGGCCGGCGGCCAGGCGGCGTTGATGGCGCCGACCGAAATCCTGGCGCGCCAGCATCTTGCGACGATTGCACCTTTGGCGGAACAGGCGGGCCTGCGCGTTGCTATCCTCACCGGCCGCGAAAAGGGCCGCGAGCGCACCGACACGCTGGCCGGTCTGGCCAATGGCGAGATCGACATCGTCGTCGGCACCCACGCCCTGTTCCAGGAAACGGTGACGTTCCACGACCTCGTCCTCGCCGTCATCGACGAACAGCACCGTTTCGGCGTCCACCAGCGGCTTGCCATCACCGCCAAGGGCGATGCGCCCGACATCCTGGTGATGACGGCGACGCCGATCCCGCGCACGCTGGTGTTGACCGCCTTCGGCGACATGGACGTGTCTAAGCTGACCGAAAAGCCAGCTGGTCGCCAGCCGATCCGCACCGTCACCCTGCCGCTCGAGCGGCTTGACGAACTGGTCGGCCGCATGCGCGACGCCGTCGCCGATGGCCAGAAGATCTACTGGATCTGTCCACTGGTCGAGGAGTCCGAAGAGATCAAGCTGATGTCGGCGGAGGACCGTTTTGCCTCACTGTATCAGCTGTTCGGCGACCAAATCGGCCTGGTGCACGGACGCATGAAGGGCGCCGAAAAGGACGAGGCGATGCGCGCCTTCAAGGCCGGCGAGACACGCATCCTGATCGCCACCACGGTCATCGAGGTCGGTGTCGATGTGCCGGATGCGACGATCATGGTCATCGAGCATGCCGAGCGCTTCGGCCTCGCCCAGCTGCACCAGTTGCGCGGCCGGGTCGGGCGCGGCGAAAAACCGTCCTCCTGCGTGCTGCTCTACAAGGATCCGCTCGGCGAGACGGCAACGCGCCGGCTGTCGGTGATGCGCGAGACCGAGGACGGCTTCCGCATCGCCGAGGAGGATCTGAAGCTGCGCGGCGAAGGCGAGCTGCTGGGCACCCGCCAGTCCGGCACGCCGGGCTTCCAGGTGGCGCGCATCGAGGCGCATGCCGACCTGCTCGAAGCCGCCCGCGACGACGCACGGCTGATCCTGTCGCGCGATCCGGAGCTGCAATCCGAACGCGGCGCCGCCCTTCGCATGCTGCTTTATTTGTTCGGCCGCGACGAGGCGGTGCGGCTCTTGCGCGCCGGCTGA
- a CDS encoding FAD assembly factor SdhE, with protein MTGTRRSSEGLDARRRKLLFRSWHRGMREMDLILGSFADAEIGALTGDELDQYERLLDIPDTEFLPVVTGERPVPANIDCAVLQKILASRQAMTF; from the coding sequence ATGACCGGAACGAGACGATCAAGCGAGGGGCTCGACGCCCGCCGCCGCAAGCTTCTGTTTCGGTCCTGGCATCGCGGCATGCGCGAAATGGACCTCATTCTCGGCAGTTTCGCAGACGCCGAGATCGGCGCCTTGACCGGCGACGAACTCGACCAATATGAGAGGCTCCTCGACATTCCCGATACCGAATTCCTGCCCGTGGTCACCGGCGAGCGCCCGGTTCCCGCAAATATCGATTGTGCCGTCCTGCAAAAGATCCTGGCATCGCGCCAGGCGATGACATTCTGA